From Streptomyces sp. NBC_00775, one genomic window encodes:
- a CDS encoding cytochrome P450 family protein, whose translation MTEHQPSAAPAPELFTWEFATDPYPAYAWLREHAPVHKTRLPSGVEAWLVTRYADAKQALADQRLSKNPAHHDEPAHAKGKTGIPGERKAELMTHLLNIDPPDHTRLRRLVSKAFTPRRVAEFAPRVQELTDHLIDQFADKGSADLIHDFAFPLPIYAICDLLGVPREDQDDFRDWAGMMIRHGGGPRGGVARSVKKMRGYLAELIHRKREALSEHPTPGEDLISGLIRASDHGEHLTENEAAAMAFILLFAGFETTVNLIGNGTYALLTHPEQRARLQASLAAKDTGLLETGVEELLRYDGPVELATWRFATEVVRIGGQDIAPGDPVLVVLAAADRDPERFEQPDTLDLSRRDNQHLGYGHGIHYCLGAPLARLEGQTALATLLTRLPDLQLAGDSADLRWRGGLIMRGLRTLPVEFTPGR comes from the coding sequence GTGACCGAGCATCAGCCCTCCGCCGCCCCCGCCCCCGAACTCTTCACCTGGGAGTTCGCCACCGACCCCTACCCGGCGTACGCCTGGCTCCGCGAGCACGCCCCCGTGCACAAGACGCGCCTCCCCAGCGGGGTGGAGGCCTGGCTCGTCACCCGGTACGCGGACGCCAAGCAGGCGCTCGCCGACCAGCGGCTGTCCAAGAACCCCGCCCACCACGACGAACCCGCCCACGCGAAGGGGAAGACGGGTATCCCGGGCGAGCGCAAAGCCGAGCTGATGACGCATCTGCTGAATATCGATCCGCCGGATCACACGAGGCTCCGACGGCTCGTCTCCAAGGCCTTCACTCCCCGGCGCGTGGCCGAGTTCGCACCGCGCGTGCAGGAACTCACCGACCACCTCATCGACCAGTTCGCCGACAAGGGCTCCGCCGACCTCATCCACGACTTCGCGTTCCCGCTCCCCATCTACGCCATCTGCGATCTGCTCGGCGTCCCGCGCGAGGACCAGGACGACTTCCGGGACTGGGCGGGGATGATGATCCGGCACGGGGGAGGGCCCCGAGGAGGCGTCGCGCGGTCCGTCAAGAAGATGCGCGGCTATCTCGCCGAGCTGATCCACCGGAAGCGGGAAGCGCTGTCCGAGCACCCCACCCCCGGCGAAGACCTCATCTCCGGGCTCATCCGCGCCTCGGACCACGGCGAGCACCTCACCGAGAACGAGGCGGCCGCCATGGCGTTCATCCTTCTCTTCGCCGGCTTCGAGACCACGGTCAACCTGATCGGGAACGGCACGTACGCCCTCCTCACCCACCCCGAGCAGCGCGCACGCCTCCAGGCCTCGCTCGCCGCCAAGGACACCGGACTCCTCGAAACCGGCGTCGAGGAACTCCTCCGCTACGACGGCCCCGTCGAACTGGCGACCTGGCGGTTCGCGACCGAGGTCGTGCGGATCGGCGGGCAGGACATCGCGCCCGGCGACCCCGTCCTCGTCGTACTGGCGGCTGCGGACCGTGACCCCGAGCGGTTCGAGCAGCCGGACACGCTCGACCTCTCGCGGCGTGACAATCAGCACCTCGGGTACGGCCACGGCATCCACTACTGTCTCGGCGCGCCGCTCGCCCGTCTGGAGGGGCAGACCGCGCTCGCCACGCTGCTCACCCGTCTCCCCGATCTCCAACTCGCGGGAGATTCTGCCGATTTGCGCTGGCGCGGCGGGCTCATTATGCGTGGATTGCGCACGCTTCCCGTGGAGTTCACACCAGGTCGGTAG
- a CDS encoding LysM peptidoglycan-binding domain-containing protein, giving the protein MLSGNGRHRRPRQAPALIVAAGVTGSAIAIPLLGATSASAADGTTWDRVAECESAGSWSANDGNGYYGGLQLTQENWESYGGTRYAPSADQASRSQQIAIAEKILDDQGLAAWPTCGPLSGLSKNSGSVEVDTGVADDSSSSSGSSDSSDSSSSSDSSGLADSSPSSGSSDSSDSSDSSDSSSSSSASSDKAENTTKSDTSSSDSDSQDSDSSDTDTAKSDDPDKSGQNDESSSASDSATSGAGRHRGDTADEGAAEGVTDGRTDSASGRHASRGSSASRDAADGSYVVRTGDSLWTIADALDLEGGWAELYAENKKTVGTDPDLIVPGQSLAVGAESGEK; this is encoded by the coding sequence ATGCTCTCCGGGAACGGCCGTCATCGTCGCCCGCGTCAGGCCCCGGCTCTCATCGTTGCCGCGGGGGTGACCGGATCGGCGATCGCGATCCCGTTGCTCGGCGCCACCAGTGCGAGCGCGGCCGACGGCACCACCTGGGACCGGGTCGCGGAGTGCGAGAGCGCGGGATCGTGGAGCGCGAACGACGGGAACGGGTACTACGGCGGCCTGCAGTTGACCCAGGAGAACTGGGAGTCGTACGGCGGCACCCGGTATGCCCCGAGCGCCGACCAGGCCAGCCGCTCGCAGCAGATAGCCATCGCCGAGAAGATCCTCGACGACCAGGGCCTTGCCGCCTGGCCCACCTGCGGACCGCTTTCCGGGCTCAGCAAGAACTCGGGCTCCGTCGAGGTCGACACGGGCGTGGCGGACGACTCGTCGAGTTCCTCCGGCTCCTCGGACTCCTCCGACTCTTCCAGCTCCTCGGACTCGTCCGGTTTGGCGGACTCATCTCCCTCATCCGGTTCGTCTGACTCCTCCGATTCATCTGATTCATCTGATTCATCCTCGTCTTCCAGTGCCTCCTCGGACAAGGCCGAGAACACGACGAAGTCCGACACCTCCTCCAGCGACAGTGATTCACAGGATTCCGACAGCTCGGATACGGATACGGCGAAGAGTGACGACCCGGACAAGTCCGGGCAGAACGACGAGTCTTCGAGTGCGTCCGACAGTGCGACGAGTGGCGCGGGGCGTCACCGTGGCGACACCGCCGATGAGGGTGCGGCGGAGGGCGTGACCGACGGCCGTACGGACAGCGCTTCCGGGCGGCATGCCTCGCGTGGCTCCAGCGCCTCGCGCGACGCCGCCGACGGCTCGTACGTCGTCCGCACCGGAGACAGTCTCTGGACGATCGCCGACGCCCTTGACCTCGAAGGCGGATGGGCCGAGCTGTACGCCGAGAACAAGAAGACGGTCGGCACCGATCCCGACCTCATCGTGCCCGGTCAGAGCCTTGCAGTTGGTGCCGAATCGGGCGAAAAGTAG
- a CDS encoding transglycosylase family protein: MLFSSKGKHRRPFKAARVATLAGVTGVAIAAPLMAAGNASAATASEWDAVAQCESGGNWSINTGNGYYGGLQFSASTWAAYGGTAYASTANLASKSEQITIGEKVLAAQGKGAWPTCGTGLSSAAYTGGTTSSSSSASTTPSSTATSTTRTTEQPASRSAERPAAAKTVTTPTGKKVKKGDGEYKVVKGDSLSSIAEKKHVKGGWQKLFKLNKDIVDDADFIYPGQQLHLS; the protein is encoded by the coding sequence ATGCTGTTTTCCAGCAAGGGCAAGCACCGCCGCCCGTTCAAGGCCGCCCGTGTCGCCACGCTCGCCGGCGTCACCGGTGTCGCCATCGCCGCCCCGCTGATGGCGGCCGGCAACGCCTCCGCGGCGACCGCGTCCGAGTGGGACGCCGTCGCCCAGTGCGAGTCCGGCGGCAACTGGTCCATCAACACCGGCAACGGCTACTACGGCGGCCTGCAGTTCTCGGCCTCCACCTGGGCGGCGTACGGTGGCACCGCCTACGCCTCCACCGCCAACCTGGCGTCCAAGTCCGAGCAGATCACCATCGGTGAGAAGGTCCTCGCCGCGCAGGGCAAGGGTGCCTGGCCGACCTGTGGCACGGGCCTGTCCAGCGCCGCGTACACCGGTGGGACGACCTCCAGCTCGTCCAGTGCCTCGACCACCCCGTCGAGCACCGCCACCTCCACCACCCGGACGACGGAGCAGCCCGCTTCCCGTTCCGCGGAGCGCCCGGCCGCCGCGAAGACCGTCACCACCCCGACCGGCAAGAAGGTCAAGAAGGGTGACGGCGAGTACAAGGTCGTCAAGGGTGACTCCCTCAGCTCGATCGCCGAGAAGAAGCACGTCAAGGGCGGCTGGCAGAAGCTGTTCAAGCTGAACAAGGACATCGTCGACGACGCCGACTTCATCTACCCGGGTCAGCAGCTTCACCTGAGCTGA
- the eno gene encoding phosphopyruvate hydratase, which produces MLVPSIDVVVAREILDSRGNPTVEVEVGLDDGSTGRAAVPSGASTGAFEAIELRDGDPNRYQGKGVEKAVLAVIEQIGPELVGYDATEQRLIDQAMFDLDATDNKGSLGANAILGVSLAVAHAASEASDLPLFRYLGGPNAHLLPVPMMNILNGGSHADSNVDIQEFMIAPIGAESFSEALRWGAEVYHTLKKVLKTKGLSTGLGDEGGFAPNLESNRAALDLIIEAIQQAGYVPGEQIALALDVAASEFYKDGKYEFEGKSRSAAEMTEYYEELVSAYPLVSIEDPLYEDDWAGWKVITDKLGDKVQIVGDDLFVTNPERLARGIEEGSANALLVKVNQIGSLTETLDAVEMAQRNGFKCMMSHRSGETEDVTIADLAVAVNCGQIKTGAPARSDRVAKYNQLLRIEEILDDAAVYAGRSAFPRFKG; this is translated from the coding sequence ATGCTCGTGCCGTCCATCGACGTCGTCGTAGCCCGGGAAATCCTGGACTCCCGAGGCAACCCCACGGTCGAGGTCGAGGTCGGCCTCGACGACGGCAGCACCGGTCGTGCCGCCGTCCCGTCCGGCGCCTCCACGGGTGCCTTCGAAGCCATCGAGCTCCGCGACGGTGACCCCAACCGTTACCAGGGCAAGGGTGTCGAGAAGGCCGTCCTCGCCGTCATCGAGCAGATCGGCCCGGAGCTCGTCGGTTACGACGCCACCGAGCAGCGCCTGATCGACCAGGCGATGTTCGACCTGGACGCCACCGACAACAAGGGCTCGCTCGGCGCCAACGCCATCCTCGGCGTCTCGCTCGCCGTCGCGCACGCCGCCTCCGAGGCGTCCGACCTCCCGCTCTTCCGCTACCTGGGCGGCCCGAACGCGCACCTGCTGCCCGTTCCGATGATGAACATCCTGAACGGCGGGTCGCACGCCGACTCGAACGTGGACATCCAGGAGTTCATGATCGCCCCGATCGGCGCGGAGTCCTTCTCCGAGGCGCTGCGCTGGGGCGCCGAGGTCTACCACACCCTCAAGAAGGTGCTGAAGACCAAGGGCCTGTCCACCGGCCTGGGCGACGAGGGCGGCTTCGCCCCGAACCTGGAGTCCAACCGCGCCGCGCTCGACCTCATCATCGAGGCCATCCAGCAGGCCGGTTACGTCCCCGGTGAGCAGATCGCGCTCGCGCTCGACGTCGCCGCGTCCGAGTTCTACAAGGACGGCAAGTACGAGTTCGAGGGCAAGTCCCGCTCGGCCGCCGAGATGACCGAGTACTACGAGGAGCTCGTCTCCGCGTACCCGCTCGTCTCCATCGAGGACCCGCTGTACGAGGACGACTGGGCCGGCTGGAAGGTCATCACCGACAAGCTGGGCGACAAGGTCCAGATCGTCGGCGACGACCTCTTCGTCACCAACCCGGAGCGCCTGGCCCGTGGCATCGAGGAGGGCTCCGCGAACGCCCTGCTCGTCAAGGTGAACCAGATCGGCTCGCTGACCGAGACCCTGGACGCCGTCGAGATGGCCCAGCGCAACGGCTTCAAGTGCATGATGTCCCACCGCTCCGGCGAGACCGAGGACGTCACCATCGCCGACCTCGCCGTCGCGGTGAACTGCGGTCAGATCAAGACCGGCGCCCCGGCCCGCTCGGACCGCGTCGCCAAGTACAACCAGCTGCTGCGCATCGAGGAGATCCTCGACGACGCGGCGGTGTACGCCGGCCGCAGCGCCTTCCCGCGCTTCAAGGGCTGA
- a CDS encoding FtsB family cell division protein, producing the protein MAVKDRDRFSTATRLKLLGEQTAARVYRSQTKRQARRSRLTGRAALLALVLCSLVVALAYPIRQYVSQRAEIADLERQRAQARERVEQLRDLKARWQDDAYAEQQIRQRLHYVMPGETGYVVIDPDAAKQARADQGAADRPWYSNVWDGVDKSDAADQ; encoded by the coding sequence ATGGCCGTGAAGGACCGGGACCGGTTCTCCACCGCGACCAGGCTGAAGCTGCTCGGCGAGCAGACGGCGGCCCGGGTCTACCGATCCCAGACCAAGCGGCAGGCCCGCCGCTCCCGGCTGACCGGCCGGGCAGCGCTCCTCGCACTTGTCCTCTGCTCCCTCGTCGTCGCCCTCGCGTACCCGATAAGGCAGTACGTGTCCCAGCGCGCCGAGATCGCGGATCTGGAGCGGCAGCGGGCACAGGCCCGCGAGCGGGTCGAGCAGCTGCGCGACCTCAAGGCGCGCTGGCAGGACGACGCGTACGCCGAGCAGCAGATCCGGCAGCGGCTGCACTATGTGATGCCGGGCGAGACCGGCTACGTCGTGATCGACCCGGACGCGGCGAAGCAGGCCCGCGCCGACCAGGGGGCGGCCGACCGTCCCTGGTACTCCAACGTCTGGGACGGCGTGGACAAGTCCGACGCCGCCGACCAGTGA
- a CDS encoding DUF501 domain-containing protein — protein METPPPTTPRTEPTDADVEAFKQQLGRPPRGLRAIVHRCPCGQPDVVETAPRLPDGTPFPTTYYLTCPRAASAIGTLEANGVMKEMTERLATDPELAAAYRAAHEDYIARRDSIEVLEGFPSAGGMPDRVKCLHVLVAHSLAAGPGVNPLGDEAIALLPEWWRKGACVVVPDGD, from the coding sequence ATGGAAACGCCACCGCCGACCACCCCGCGCACCGAGCCGACCGACGCGGACGTCGAGGCCTTCAAGCAGCAGCTCGGGCGGCCGCCGCGCGGGCTGCGCGCGATCGTGCACCGGTGCCCGTGCGGGCAGCCGGACGTCGTCGAGACGGCGCCGCGTCTTCCCGACGGGACGCCGTTCCCGACGACGTACTACCTGACGTGTCCGCGGGCCGCGTCCGCGATCGGGACGCTCGAAGCCAACGGGGTCATGAAGGAGATGACGGAGCGGCTGGCGACGGATCCTGAGCTGGCCGCCGCGTATCGGGCTGCCCACGAGGACTACATCGCGCGGCGCGACTCCATCGAGGTTCTGGAGGGCTTTCCCAGTGCGGGAGGTATGCCGGACCGGGTGAAGTGCCTTCACGTGCTCGTGGCGCATTCCCTGGCCGCGGGGCCGGGGGTGAACCCCCTTGGCGACGAGGCGATCGCCTTGCTGCCGGAGTGGTGGCGCAAGGGTGCGTGTGTGGTTGTGCCGGACGGGGACTGA
- a CDS encoding Ppx/GppA phosphatase family protein: MTRVAAIDCGTNSIRLLVADADPETGELVELDRRMTIVRLGQGVDRTGRLAPEALARTFAACREYAAIIKEHGAERLRFVATSASRDAENRDEFVRGVLDILGVEPEVISGDQEAEFSFTGATKELTGRDDLAKPYLVVDIGGGSTEFVVGDDHVRAARSVDVGCVRMTERHLVHDGAVTDPPTKEQIAAMRADIEAALDLAEETVPLREAHTLVGLAGSVTTVSAIAQNLPEYDSEAIHHSRVSYDRVREITEWLLASTHAERAAVPSMHPGRVDVIAAGALVLLSIMERIGAREVDVSEHDILDGIAWSVA, translated from the coding sequence ATGACCAGGGTCGCTGCCATCGACTGCGGCACCAACTCCATCAGGCTGCTCGTCGCCGACGCGGACCCGGAGACGGGGGAACTCGTCGAGCTGGACCGCAGGATGACGATCGTGCGGCTCGGGCAGGGCGTCGACCGGACGGGCCGGCTGGCTCCCGAGGCGCTGGCGCGGACCTTCGCGGCGTGCAGGGAGTACGCGGCGATCATCAAGGAGCACGGCGCGGAGCGGCTGCGCTTCGTGGCGACCTCGGCGTCCCGCGACGCGGAGAACCGGGACGAGTTCGTGCGCGGGGTGCTGGACATCCTCGGGGTCGAGCCCGAGGTCATCTCCGGTGACCAGGAGGCCGAGTTCTCCTTCACGGGCGCGACGAAGGAGCTGACGGGGCGTGACGACCTCGCCAAGCCGTACCTCGTGGTGGACATCGGCGGCGGGTCGACCGAGTTCGTCGTCGGCGACGACCATGTGCGGGCGGCGCGCTCCGTGGACGTCGGCTGCGTGCGGATGACCGAGCGGCACCTCGTGCACGACGGCGCCGTGACCGACCCGCCCACCAAGGAGCAGATCGCGGCGATGCGCGCCGACATCGAGGCGGCCCTCGACCTCGCCGAGGAGACGGTCCCGCTGCGCGAGGCGCACACGCTCGTCGGGCTGGCCGGTTCGGTCACCACCGTGTCGGCGATCGCGCAGAACCTGCCCGAGTACGACTCCGAGGCCATCCACCACTCCCGCGTCTCCTACGACCGTGTCCGCGAGATCACCGAGTGGCTGCTGGCGTCGACGCACGCCGAGCGCGCGGCCGTCCCCTCCATGCATCCGGGGCGCGTCGACGTGATCGCCGCGGGCGCCCTCGTACTGCTCTCGATCATGGAGCGGATCGGGGCGCGTGAGGTCGATGTCAGCGAGCACGACATTCTCGACGGGATCGCGTGGTCCGTGGCGTAA
- a CDS encoding NAD(P)/FAD-dependent oxidoreductase gives MSTTERPRILVVGGGYVGLYAARRILKKMRYGEATVTVVDPRSYMTYQPFLPEAAAGSISPRHVVVPLRRVLPKAEVLTGRVTTIDQDRKVATIAPLVGEAYELPFDYLVIAMGAVSRTFPIPGLAEQGIGMKGIEEAIGLRNHVLEQLDKADSTTDEDVRRKALTFVFVGGGFAGAETIGEVEDMARDASKYYTNVSREDMRFILVDAADKILPEVGPKLGQYGKEHLESRGVEIYLSTSMDSCVDGHVVLKNGLEVDSNTIVWTAGVKPNPVLSRFGLPLGPRGHVDTQTTLQVQGTDYIWAAGDNAQVPDMAARKAGVENAWCPPNAQHALRQAKVLGDNVVSGMRGFPQKSYAHSNKGAVAGLGLHKGVAMIVMGKMKIKLKGRLAWYMHRGYHGLAMPTWNRKIRVFADWTLAMFLKREVVSLGAIESPREEFYEAAKPAPAAAAAAPAAAAKTEEKAKAS, from the coding sequence ATGAGCACCACGGAGCGTCCCAGGATCCTCGTAGTAGGCGGTGGGTACGTAGGCCTGTACGCAGCTCGGCGCATTCTCAAGAAGATGCGCTACGGAGAGGCGACCGTCACGGTCGTCGACCCCCGGTCGTACATGACCTACCAGCCCTTCCTCCCCGAAGCCGCCGCCGGCAGCATCTCCCCGCGGCATGTCGTCGTCCCGCTGCGACGCGTGCTGCCCAAGGCGGAGGTTCTCACCGGCCGGGTCACCACCATCGACCAGGACCGCAAGGTCGCCACGATCGCCCCCCTCGTGGGTGAGGCGTACGAGCTGCCTTTCGACTACCTCGTCATCGCGATGGGCGCGGTCTCCCGCACCTTCCCGATCCCCGGCCTCGCCGAACAGGGCATCGGCATGAAGGGCATCGAGGAGGCCATCGGCCTGCGCAACCACGTCCTTGAGCAGCTCGACAAGGCCGACTCCACGACCGACGAGGACGTCCGCCGCAAGGCGCTCACCTTCGTCTTCGTGGGTGGCGGTTTCGCCGGCGCCGAGACCATCGGCGAGGTCGAGGACATGGCCCGCGACGCGTCGAAGTACTACACCAACGTGTCCCGCGAGGACATGCGCTTCATCCTCGTCGACGCCGCGGACAAGATCCTTCCCGAGGTCGGCCCGAAGCTCGGTCAGTACGGCAAGGAGCACCTGGAGAGCCGCGGTGTGGAGATCTACCTCTCCACGTCCATGGACTCCTGCGTCGACGGCCACGTCGTTCTGAAGAACGGCCTCGAGGTCGACTCCAACACGATCGTGTGGACGGCCGGCGTCAAGCCGAACCCCGTCCTCTCCCGGTTCGGTCTGCCGCTCGGTCCGCGTGGTCACGTGGACACCCAGACCACCCTCCAGGTGCAGGGCACGGACTACATCTGGGCCGCCGGCGACAACGCGCAGGTTCCCGACATGGCCGCCCGCAAGGCCGGCGTCGAGAACGCCTGGTGCCCGCCGAACGCGCAGCACGCGCTGCGTCAGGCGAAGGTCCTCGGCGACAACGTGGTCTCCGGTATGCGGGGCTTCCCGCAGAAGTCGTACGCGCACTCCAACAAGGGTGCTGTCGCGGGGCTCGGCCTGCACAAGGGCGTCGCGATGATCGTCATGGGCAAGATGAAGATCAAGCTCAAGGGTCGTCTGGCGTGGTACATGCACCGCGGCTATCACGGTCTGGCCATGCCGACCTGGAACCGGAAGATCCGTGTCTTCGCGGACTGGACGCTTGCGATGTTCCTGAAGCGTGAGGTCGTCTCGCTCGGGGCCATCGAGTCTCCTCGCGAGGAGTTCTACGAGGCTGCCAAGCCGGCGCCGGCCGCTGCCGCCGCCGCTCCGGCTGCCGCCGCGAAGACCGAGGAGAAGGCCAAGGCCTCCTGA
- a CDS encoding cyclopropane-fatty-acyl-phospholipid synthase family protein, with the protein MQDAASRLKSLVEQLLGAPLPVRIRAWDGSVAGPPDAPALVVRNRKAVRRLLWKPGELGLARAWVAGDLGVEGDLYAALDLVAGLLWERGEDARGVSEALRDPEVRAAVRGLLKMAGSPLPPAPPREEVRRRRHLHTKRSDKRAISHHYDVGNDFYEIVLGPSMIYSCAYWDEGGTLEDAQRDKLELISGKLDLKPGQRLLDVGCGWGSMAIHAAREHGASVVGVTLSQEQAAYARKRVADEGLTDKVEIRVQDYRDVADGPYDAISSIGMAEHVGAERYLEYAEVLYQLLKPGGRLLNHQIARRPQRDESAYSVDEFIDAYVFPDGELAPIGTTVTQLERAGFEVRDVESIREHYALTLRRWVTNLEAQWPRAVKLSSPGRARVWRLYMAASALAFERNRIGVNQVLAVRTPEVPGGSGMPLRARTWN; encoded by the coding sequence ATGCAGGACGCCGCGTCGCGGCTGAAGAGCCTTGTGGAACAGTTGCTGGGGGCCCCGCTCCCGGTCCGCATCCGCGCCTGGGACGGTTCGGTCGCAGGTCCCCCCGACGCCCCCGCCCTCGTCGTGCGCAACCGAAAGGCCGTGCGCCGACTGTTGTGGAAACCCGGCGAGTTGGGGCTCGCCCGGGCCTGGGTGGCCGGTGATCTGGGCGTGGAGGGTGACCTGTACGCCGCCCTGGACCTGGTGGCCGGGCTGCTGTGGGAGCGGGGCGAGGACGCGAGGGGCGTCTCCGAGGCCCTGCGCGACCCCGAGGTGCGCGCCGCCGTCCGCGGGCTGCTGAAGATGGCCGGATCCCCGCTGCCGCCCGCCCCGCCCCGCGAGGAGGTCCGCAGACGCCGCCACCTGCACACCAAGCGCAGCGACAAACGAGCCATCAGCCACCACTACGACGTGGGGAACGACTTCTACGAGATCGTCCTCGGGCCGTCCATGATCTACTCGTGCGCCTACTGGGACGAGGGCGGCACCCTTGAGGACGCCCAGCGTGACAAGCTCGAACTCATCTCCGGAAAACTCGACCTGAAGCCCGGTCAGCGGCTCCTCGACGTCGGCTGCGGCTGGGGCTCGATGGCCATTCACGCCGCCCGCGAGCATGGCGCGAGCGTCGTCGGGGTGACCTTGTCGCAGGAGCAGGCCGCGTACGCCCGTAAACGGGTCGCCGACGAGGGGCTGACGGACAAGGTCGAGATCCGGGTGCAGGACTATCGGGACGTCGCCGACGGGCCGTACGACGCCATTTCCTCCATCGGCATGGCCGAACACGTCGGCGCCGAGCGCTACTTGGAATACGCCGAGGTGCTGTACCAACTCCTCAAGCCCGGTGGGCGGTTGCTCAACCACCAGATCGCGCGACGGCCGCAGCGGGACGAATCGGCGTACTCCGTCGACGAGTTCATCGACGCGTACGTCTTTCCCGACGGCGAGCTCGCGCCCATCGGGACCACCGTGACGCAACTGGAGCGCGCCGGGTTCGAGGTGCGCGACGTCGAGTCCATCCGCGAGCACTACGCGCTCACCCTGCGCCGCTGGGTCACCAACCTGGAGGCGCAGTGGCCGCGCGCCGTCAAGCTCTCCAGCCCCGGCCGGGCCCGCGTCTGGCGCCTGTACATGGCGGCCAGCGCGCTCGCCTTCGAGCGCAACCGCATCGGCGTCAACCAGGTGCTGGCGGTCAGGACACCGGAGGTGCCCGGCGGGTCCGGGATGCCACTTCGGGCCCGTACCTGGAACTGA